The Marinilabiliales bacterium nucleotide sequence GCGGTGCAGGCAGTGAGGTGGACAGGAACGCCCGGGGGAGGCGGATTTGTATACTCCTTCAATGGTCCGCACTCCCTCTTTGTCGACACCATCAGGTCTATGAGGGCGCTCGCCGCGGCTCACCTGCTGGGGCACTCACTTTTTGCCGAGAATGACGTCAGGATATCACTGCTCGAAAGAATGATAATGCATATAGATGCTACTGCCAGATACAGCGTATATTATGGAGAGGGCCGGGATGCCTGGGATATTTGGGGGAGGACAGTACACGAAGCCATATTCAATGTGAATGACGGCAGGTTCAGGTGTCCCTCATCACAGCAGGGGTTTTCGCCCTTTACCACGTGGACGCGGGGACTTGCATGGGCTGTTTGTGGTTTTGCCGAGCAGCTTGAATTCCTGGAAGTCCTGGATGACCATGAACTCGAGCCGGTGGGAGGAAGGCAGCATATAGAAAATGTTATGCTGCGAGCTGCCCGGGCCACATCCGATTTTTACATAGCGAATACATCGGCCGACGGGATCCCATACTGGGATACAGGGGCGCCCCTGCTTTACAGGCTGGGGGATTATACTTCAGTAAAAGCCGACCCATTCAATGAATACGAGCCGGTCGACAGCTCTGCTGCTGCAATAGCGGGCCAGGGACTGCTGAGACTTGGACGTTATCTTGAAAAACGTGGACAGGAGGAGGATGGCGGACGCTATTTCCGGGCCGGCCTGACCGTGGCAAAAACATTGCTCGATGATCCCTATATCAGCAGGGACAACGGGCACCAGGGCCTTCTGCTGCACTCCGTCTACCACCGTCCCAACGGGTGGGACAATATTCCGGCAGGCAGGAAAATACCGTGCGGCGAATCATCCATGTGGGGGGACTACCACCTGCGTGAGCTGGCTCTCTACCTGTTGCGTATCATAGATAACGGACCCTATTACACCTTTTTCAGGGGCATTGATAAAAACTGAAATTATGGCAAAAACAGCACTTGTTACAGGTGGCACCAGGGGGATCGGACTGGCTATAGCTAACGGACTGGCAGATAAAGGGTATGATGTTGCAGTCAATGGGGTAAGGGATGAGGACCTTGTGGCTGGTATACTTGACAAGATCAGGGCAATAGGTGTCCGGGTCCTTTACTGCAGGGGCGATGTGGGCACACCCGAGGGAAGGATGTCGGTCGTTGACAAACTAAAAAGGGAGTTCGGGGCTGTCAACCTGCTGGTGAACAATGCGGGGGTGGCACCGCTCGATAGGATGGATGCACTGACCGTTACCGAGGAGAGTTACGAAAGGGTGATGCGCATCAACCTGAAGGGGCCTTTCTTCCTGACACGGGATGTTGCCGGTATGATGGTTGAAAAGCGTGGAACTGACAGTTCGTTCAGCGGGATGGTAATAAACATAGGTTCCATATCTGCCACGGTGGTCTCTCCCAACCGGGCCGAGTACTGTATATCCAAAGCAGGTTTTGCCATGCACAGCAGTATCTGGGCAGCCAGGCTTGCCGAATACGGAATCCCGGTTTATGAGGTGAGGCCCGGTGTGATAAGGACCGATATGACCTCGGGTGTTACCGGGAAATATGACAAGCTCATCGGGGAGGGACTGAATATACAACCCCGGTGGGGAACACCTGAGGATGTTGCCCTGGCAGTGGTCTCCCTGGCTGAAGGGAATTTCCCTTTCTCATCGGGAGGGGTCTTTATGGTTGACGGGGGACTGACTGTCTGCCGTCTGTAGTAGTAATTCAAAATAAATATCATTGGCTGATCCAGAAGATAAACCCGGCAACAATAACCCGGGGAAAGATGATAGCGGTAAGGCGGTGGAAAAATCACCTTTTCTGAAAAGGTTTGCCGGAATGGGAGCGGGGTTGTTGCTCTTCCTTGTGATGATTGTCGCACACCCTCCTGAGGGACTGAGCCAGGAAGGCTGGTATACGGCAGCAATAGCCGTTCTTATGGCTGTTTGGTGGGTAAGCGAGGCCATACCGATTCCCGCCACTGCACTGATACCCCTTGTACTTTTTCCGATGTTCGGGATCTCCTCTGTTAGCGTGGCAGCGACACCATATGCCAACCCGATGATATTTCTCTTTATGGGAGGATTCATGCTTGCCATAGGGATGCAGGAATGGGGACTGCACAGGCGGATAGCCCTTAATATTATCGGGCTTATCGGCTCCAGGCCCCGGAGCATAATTTTCGGGTTTATGGTCTCCACGGCCGTCATAAGCATGTGGGTCAGCAACACGGCTGCCACCATGATGATGCTGCCTATTGCTCTTTCGGTAATTGAACTGACCAGGAACAGT carries:
- a CDS encoding glycosyl hydrolase, with the translated sequence MQINHEIKPADLKKKLQGLWELSAGKIKLIRKEYDTEQGSPVFTRNGKYTTMGWTEWTQGFQFGGEILQFDATGEEEFLDLGRKATLELMAPHITHVGVHDHGFNNISTYGALRRLCSEGRIESCEWEKSFYDLAIKSSGAVQAVRWTGTPGGGGFVYSFNGPHSLFVDTIRSMRALAAAHLLGHSLFAENDVRISLLERMIMHIDATARYSVYYGEGRDAWDIWGRTVHEAIFNVNDGRFRCPSSQQGFSPFTTWTRGLAWAVCGFAEQLEFLEVLDDHELEPVGGRQHIENVMLRAARATSDFYIANTSADGIPYWDTGAPLLYRLGDYTSVKADPFNEYEPVDSSAAAIAGQGLLRLGRYLEKRGQEEDGGRYFRAGLTVAKTLLDDPYISRDNGHQGLLLHSVYHRPNGWDNIPAGRKIPCGESSMWGDYHLRELALYLLRIIDNGPYYTFFRGIDKN
- a CDS encoding 3-ketoacyl-ACP reductase; this translates as MAKTALVTGGTRGIGLAIANGLADKGYDVAVNGVRDEDLVAGILDKIRAIGVRVLYCRGDVGTPEGRMSVVDKLKREFGAVNLLVNNAGVAPLDRMDALTVTEESYERVMRINLKGPFFLTRDVAGMMVEKRGTDSSFSGMVINIGSISATVVSPNRAEYCISKAGFAMHSSIWAARLAEYGIPVYEVRPGVIRTDMTSGVTGKYDKLIGEGLNIQPRWGTPEDVALAVVSLAEGNFPFSSGGVFMVDGGLTVCRL